In a genomic window of Corynebacterium coyleae:
- the ftsY gene encoding signal recognition particle-docking protein FtsY produces MNTTELMNSPALWVAVAVVVAVLIIVGIVVAGKKRKESKTVSFEKPEEPKELTQQEKSGNYQAKGGFNFAPADAQPKQPEPIRRDQPVLPVVEPEKAEQEPKTVIEKAVAPDEEPLLVDDTTSTEVDQPEPSERPVEEPVVEECAVPEPEPAPEPEPVAEPKPAPEPEPEPAVDEAETPEAESETPDAPDTPDTAEAEEAAAAAVVAQEGAEEALQDGAEVSDEAVVVEAPASEPIDDIAPAAGRMGKLRGRLSRSQNAIGQGLLGILSAGDLDEDAWEEIEDTLILADLGAGLTMKITDNLREKIAERGVENEAQARAMLRETLIEAARPELDRSIKAMPNDGKPAVILVVGVNGTGKTTTTGKLARVLVSMGHSVVLGAADTFRAAAADQLETWGKRVGASTVRGKEGADPASVAFDAVATGVDEGADVVLVDTAGRLHTSTGLMDQLGKVKRVVEKKSNVDEVLLVLDATVGQNGIAQARVFREVVDITGVVLTKLDGTAKGGIVFQVQEELGVPVKLVGLGEGADDLAPFEVESFVDALLG; encoded by the coding sequence ATGAATACCACTGAGTTGATGAACTCCCCGGCCCTTTGGGTGGCGGTTGCGGTCGTCGTTGCCGTGCTGATCATCGTGGGCATCGTCGTTGCGGGGAAGAAGCGCAAGGAATCGAAGACCGTTTCGTTTGAGAAGCCGGAGGAGCCGAAGGAGCTCACTCAGCAGGAGAAATCCGGCAATTATCAGGCGAAGGGCGGTTTCAATTTCGCACCGGCGGATGCTCAGCCGAAGCAGCCGGAGCCGATTCGTCGTGACCAGCCGGTTCTGCCGGTAGTCGAGCCTGAAAAGGCCGAGCAGGAGCCGAAGACTGTTATCGAGAAAGCAGTTGCGCCTGATGAAGAGCCATTGCTTGTCGACGACACCACCAGCACGGAGGTAGATCAGCCAGAGCCGTCCGAGCGGCCTGTGGAGGAGCCTGTCGTTGAAGAATGTGCCGTGCCAGAACCGGAGCCGGCACCAGAACCTGAGCCGGTAGCAGAGCCGAAGCCAGCTCCAGAACCGGAGCCGGAACCTGCTGTCGATGAGGCAGAAACCCCTGAGGCCGAATCGGAAACGCCCGATGCGCCAGACACGCCAGACACGGCGGAGGCAGAGGAGGCTGCTGCGGCTGCTGTAGTGGCTCAAGAGGGTGCTGAAGAGGCGCTCCAGGATGGCGCTGAGGTTTCCGATGAGGCTGTCGTTGTTGAGGCCCCCGCGAGCGAACCGATCGATGACATCGCTCCAGCAGCAGGTCGCATGGGCAAGCTTCGTGGCCGCCTTTCCCGTTCTCAGAACGCCATCGGCCAGGGTCTGCTTGGCATTCTTTCCGCTGGCGATCTGGACGAGGACGCGTGGGAGGAGATTGAAGACACGCTGATCTTGGCCGATCTCGGTGCGGGTCTGACGATGAAGATCACGGACAACCTGCGCGAGAAGATCGCTGAGCGTGGTGTGGAAAACGAAGCGCAGGCTCGTGCGATGCTGCGCGAAACTCTGATTGAGGCTGCCCGTCCGGAGCTCGACCGTTCGATTAAGGCGATGCCGAATGACGGCAAACCGGCCGTGATCTTGGTTGTCGGTGTCAACGGCACCGGTAAGACGACGACTACCGGCAAGCTTGCTCGTGTGCTCGTGTCTATGGGGCACTCGGTGGTGCTTGGTGCTGCGGATACGTTCCGCGCGGCGGCTGCGGACCAGTTGGAGACCTGGGGCAAGCGCGTCGGCGCTTCCACGGTTCGTGGCAAGGAGGGTGCGGACCCGGCTTCGGTGGCCTTCGATGCTGTGGCAACTGGTGTTGACGAGGGTGCTGATGTGGTGCTCGTCGATACGGCGGGCCGCCTGCACACCTCCACGGGTCTGATGGATCAGCTGGGCAAGGTCAAGCGCGTCGTGGAGAAGAAGAGCAACGTCGATGAGGTGTTGCTGGTGCTCGACGCGACGGTGGGGCAGAACGGCATTGCGCAGGCGCGTGTCTTCCGTGAGGTTGTTGACATCACGGGTGTGGTGCTGACCAAGCTCGACGGCACCGCCAAGGGCGGTATCGTTTTCCAGGTTCAGGAGGAACTTGGTGTGCCGGTAAAGCTGGTTGGTCTTGGTGAGGGCGCGGACGATCTTGCGCCGTTTGAGGTTGAGAGTTTCGTCGACGCTCTTCTCGGCTAA